CTTCTTTTGCTCCCATCCACTTATCTTCTTTTAAAGTATTCTCTGGATCTTTAATAGAAGTTTTTTCTTTAAGAATTCTATATAAAATTTTTTGTAAGAGTCTTCCTTCTTCAATAGCAACTTCTACAGAAGACAAAGTTCCTATTGCACCAGCTTGTACCTGATGTAACATAAACCTTGTATTCTCTAAACTTTTTCTAACTTGACCCATTAACATTAATATAGCTCCCATAGATGCAACACATCCCATTCCAATTGTCTCAATTGGGGAACTTATTAATTTAGAAGTATCATATATTGCTAAACCTTGGTTAACTTCTCCTCCTGGAGTATTAATATAAATTTTCATAGGATCAGTAGATATAGAATCTAAATAA
This region of Candidatus Woesearchaeota archaeon genomic DNA includes:
- a CDS encoding ATP-dependent Clp protease proteolytic subunit, with product MFRTIVEESPSNIAVMDVFSKLIQERIIFIDDVVDSELANGVIAQLFYLDSISTDPMKIYINTPGGEVNQGLAIYDTSKLISSPIETIGMGCVASMGAILMLMGQVRKSLENTRFMLHQVQAGAIGTLSSVEVAIEEGRLLQKILYRILKEKTSIKDPENTLKEDKWMGAKEAKEIELITDIL